Proteins encoded by one window of Emticicia oligotrophica DSM 17448:
- a CDS encoding DUF1553 domain-containing protein, producing the protein MKSSTIIIGGLSIAVIVGTMAFSFNPFSDDVDFNTEIKPILNKHCVACHGGVKKAANLSFLFPHEALNTKGKSGKIAIIPGDAENSEFYKRLISSDIDERMPKNEEPLKTEEIQLLKKWIDNGAKWGEHWAYQKPEKPDVPSVGGFFARIGLFKDDETRFAKNEIDHFVLDKLKKEGLTHSSEAEKGTLLRRVYLDLTGLPPTEKQLQEFLQDESENSYEKVVDKLLSSSAYGERWAAMWLDLARYADTKGYERDVYRNIWRYRDYVIKAFNEDKPFDQFTIEQLAGDLLPNPTDNQLVATGFHRNTMTNDEGGTVDEEFRIAAQIDRVNTTFDVWQGTTMACVQCHTHPYDPFVHEEYYKSMAFFNNTRDEDVVSETPYLRFYKKEDSTKIQEIKRWLLSKTSTQKVNEFEKFVKVLEPKFNSHDIEQLSPVTSTLLDAKYLGLQHTGYGRLKNVTLTNKNRMLMTFNTGNEKGTLLIRDNALNGKVLLTIPIFKTRDTVMIYNLPKLEGKHDLYFVFTNPKTPKEWLQIKWVAFQETFTETPDYQSFESKYKEILNAKADYSPILIEGSGDLARKQHIFERGNWLVKGKEVKPDVPKYLSPMPKDYPKNRLGFAKWLVDGRNPLTSRVIVNRFWEQLFGAGIVETVEDFGTQGFSPTHPELLDYLAITFQEDMKWSVKKLLKMMVMSGTYRQSSEVTPNLLEKDPSNKLLARGPRIRLTAEQVRDQALLVSGLLSKKMYGKSVMPYQPDGLWQSPWSGESWNTSNGEDKHRRAIYTFWKRTSPYPSMMSFDAPTREFCQSRRLRTNTPLQALVTLNDPVYVEAAQELAKSMIKKGKSPEQQIQAGFNTIMMRDIDGKELEILTKLYRQTEQLYKKNPIEAYKFFGRSDTSPSLAAMAVTANAMMNLDEVVTKE; encoded by the coding sequence ATGAAATCCTCGACCATTATCATTGGTGGCCTTAGTATAGCTGTTATAGTTGGCACTATGGCTTTTAGCTTCAATCCGTTTAGTGATGATGTTGACTTTAATACTGAAATCAAGCCAATTCTAAATAAACATTGCGTGGCCTGCCACGGCGGAGTAAAAAAAGCTGCTAATCTAAGCTTTTTATTTCCACACGAGGCACTCAATACGAAAGGAAAATCGGGTAAAATTGCCATTATTCCGGGAGATGCTGAAAATTCAGAATTCTATAAAAGACTCATTTCCAGTGATATTGATGAGCGAATGCCCAAAAATGAAGAACCTCTCAAAACAGAAGAAATCCAATTACTCAAAAAATGGATTGATAATGGAGCTAAATGGGGTGAACATTGGGCATATCAGAAACCTGAAAAACCTGATGTACCTTCAGTTGGCGGATTTTTTGCAAGAATTGGTCTTTTCAAGGACGATGAAACAAGATTTGCCAAAAATGAAATCGACCATTTTGTTTTGGATAAACTAAAAAAAGAAGGACTAACCCATTCGTCAGAAGCAGAAAAAGGGACTTTACTCAGAAGAGTTTATTTAGATTTAACGGGCCTTCCTCCTACCGAAAAACAGCTACAAGAATTTTTGCAAGATGAGTCAGAGAATTCCTACGAAAAAGTAGTTGATAAATTATTATCTTCATCGGCTTATGGTGAAAGATGGGCAGCCATGTGGCTTGATTTAGCCCGCTATGCTGATACTAAAGGTTATGAGCGAGATGTTTACCGAAATATTTGGCGTTATAGAGATTATGTAATAAAAGCTTTCAACGAAGATAAGCCTTTCGACCAATTTACGATTGAACAACTGGCGGGCGATTTATTGCCAAATCCAACTGATAATCAATTAGTTGCCACTGGTTTCCATAGAAATACAATGACCAACGATGAAGGTGGAACAGTAGATGAAGAATTTAGGATTGCGGCTCAAATCGACCGAGTGAATACCACTTTTGACGTTTGGCAAGGAACAACAATGGCCTGTGTACAATGCCATACCCATCCTTATGACCCTTTCGTACATGAAGAATATTATAAATCAATGGCGTTCTTCAATAATACCCGTGATGAAGATGTGGTGAGCGAAACCCCGTATTTGAGATTTTATAAAAAAGAAGATTCGACCAAAATTCAAGAAATAAAAAGATGGCTTTTGAGTAAAACTTCAACACAAAAAGTCAATGAATTTGAAAAATTCGTAAAGGTTTTAGAACCTAAGTTTAACTCGCATGATATTGAGCAACTTTCACCAGTAACTTCTACCCTTCTCGATGCCAAATATTTAGGTTTACAGCATACTGGTTATGGAAGACTAAAGAACGTAACGCTTACGAACAAAAACCGAATGCTCATGACATTCAATACCGGAAATGAAAAGGGGACACTCCTCATCCGTGACAATGCCTTAAATGGTAAAGTACTGCTAACGATTCCTATTTTTAAAACACGTGATACGGTGATGATTTATAACCTACCAAAATTGGAGGGTAAACATGACTTGTATTTTGTTTTTACAAACCCTAAAACACCGAAAGAATGGTTACAAATTAAATGGGTTGCCTTCCAAGAAACATTTACAGAAACACCTGATTATCAATCATTTGAATCAAAATACAAAGAAATACTAAATGCTAAAGCAGATTACAGTCCGATTTTAATTGAAGGAAGTGGTGATTTAGCCAGAAAACAACATATTTTTGAAAGAGGCAATTGGCTTGTAAAGGGGAAAGAAGTAAAACCTGATGTACCAAAATACCTATCACCAATGCCTAAGGATTATCCTAAAAATCGTTTAGGATTTGCCAAATGGCTGGTAGATGGCCGAAACCCGCTTACCTCAAGAGTCATAGTAAACCGTTTTTGGGAACAACTTTTTGGGGCAGGAATTGTGGAAACAGTCGAAGATTTTGGAACACAAGGCTTTTCACCTACACACCCTGAACTACTCGATTATTTGGCTATAACATTTCAAGAAGATATGAAATGGAGTGTCAAGAAACTCTTAAAAATGATGGTAATGTCAGGTACATATCGACAGTCTTCGGAAGTAACACCAAATTTACTTGAAAAAGACCCAAGCAATAAGCTTTTGGCTAGAGGACCCAGAATCCGCCTAACTGCCGAACAAGTACGCGACCAAGCATTACTAGTAAGTGGCTTACTTTCTAAGAAAATGTACGGTAAAAGTGTTATGCCATACCAGCCCGATGGACTTTGGCAATCGCCTTGGAGTGGAGAATCTTGGAATACTTCCAATGGCGAAGATAAACATCGCCGAGCAATTTATACATTTTGGAAACGAACTTCTCCTTACCCTTCTATGATGTCGTTTGATGCACCAACACGCGAGTTTTGTCAATCAAGGAGATTAAGAACCAATACGCCTTTACAAGCACTTGTTACTCTCAACGACCCAGTTTATGTTGAAGCGGCTCAAGAATTGGCTAAAAGTATGATAAAGAAAGGGAAAAGTCCCGAACAACAAATTCAAGCGGGTTTTAATACCATCATGATGCGAGATATTGATGGTAAAGAATTAGAGATTTTGACTAAACTTTATCGCCAAACCGAGCAACTATATAAGAAAAATCCAATTGAAGCCTATAAATTCTTTGGACGCTCAGATACCTCCCCTTCATTAGCGGCAATGGCAGTAACCGCCAATGCTATGATGAA
- a CDS encoding ABC1 kinase family protein produces MNSQESIPTSKVARATQFAKASVKVGGNYIKHYGKKLFDPSLTKEQLHQENATDVYETLSNLKGSALKVAQMMSMDKNLLPRAYTEKFAMSQYSAPPLSAPLVIKTFKKYFDKSPSELFDKFNLQAENAASIGQVHRAEKAGKRMAVKIQYPGVADSISSDLKMARPLAVQLLNLNDAEVDRYFKEVEEKLLEESDYELELRRSVEITKACSHIPDLFFPKYYPEYSSKRILTMDWLDGMHLKEFLETNPSQEIRNRIGQALWDFYDYQIHTLRQVHADPHPGNFLMTSDGKLGVLDFGCVKVIPDDYYDNYFALINPDTLEDEDEIQRIFWKLEFIVEEDSPKNRVFFSDLFKQMIRLLGRPFNSHTFDFGQEGYVDEIYGFFDYVAKLPELKQSKAARGSQHGLYVNRTYFGLYTILNDLKAEIKTTKPEWLTPKHLKGEAV; encoded by the coding sequence ATGAATTCACAAGAAAGTATTCCCACATCGAAAGTTGCTCGTGCTACGCAATTTGCAAAGGCTAGTGTGAAAGTAGGGGGTAACTATATCAAACATTACGGTAAGAAACTTTTTGACCCCTCGCTTACCAAAGAGCAATTACACCAAGAAAATGCTACCGATGTATATGAAACATTGAGTAATTTGAAAGGAAGTGCTCTGAAAGTTGCTCAAATGATGAGTATGGATAAAAACTTATTGCCAAGAGCATATACTGAAAAGTTTGCCATGTCGCAGTATTCCGCTCCGCCACTTTCAGCTCCCTTGGTAATCAAGACTTTCAAAAAGTACTTTGATAAATCTCCTTCTGAATTATTCGATAAGTTTAATTTGCAAGCCGAAAATGCGGCCTCTATTGGTCAGGTACACCGTGCCGAAAAAGCTGGCAAGAGAATGGCGGTGAAAATTCAGTACCCCGGAGTAGCCGATAGCATTAGTTCTGATTTAAAAATGGCTCGCCCGCTGGCAGTTCAATTATTAAATTTGAATGATGCCGAAGTTGACCGTTATTTTAAGGAAGTAGAAGAAAAGCTCTTGGAGGAATCAGATTATGAACTCGAACTACGTCGTTCAGTAGAAATTACGAAGGCTTGTAGTCATATTCCAGATTTGTTTTTTCCGAAATATTACCCAGAATACTCTTCTAAGCGAATCTTAACAATGGATTGGCTTGATGGTATGCATTTGAAAGAATTTTTAGAGACAAATCCCTCACAAGAAATTAGAAATCGAATAGGTCAAGCTCTATGGGATTTTTATGATTACCAAATTCATACGCTTCGTCAAGTTCATGCTGACCCGCACCCAGGAAATTTCTTGATGACCTCCGACGGTAAATTGGGAGTGCTTGATTTTGGTTGTGTGAAGGTGATTCCTGATGATTATTACGATAATTACTTTGCTTTAATTAATCCTGATACTTTAGAGGATGAAGATGAAATTCAAAGAATTTTTTGGAAATTAGAATTCATTGTAGAAGAAGATTCGCCGAAAAATCGTGTGTTTTTCTCTGATTTATTCAAGCAAATGATTCGTCTATTGGGCAGGCCGTTTAATTCACATACTTTCGATTTTGGTCAAGAAGGGTACGTAGATGAAATTTATGGATTCTTTGATTATGTAGCAAAATTGCCCGAATTGAAACAATCGAAAGCCGCTCGTGGTTCGCAACATGGATTGTATGTAAATCGAACTTATTTTGGACTTTATACAATTTTGAATGATTTGAAAGCTGAAATAAAAACCACCAAACCAGAATGGCTTACACCTAAGCATTTGAAGGGAGAGGCTGTTTAG
- a CDS encoding ABC transporter substrate-binding protein, whose product MKRCYCLFIFLLLSKALLAQQATLSEREYALKYKKAVQLYASQQYIEAQNELTPLTHRKYNNAMVPYAHFYHALCSFKQNKFFESRVYLRQLFERYPDWDKIDEAYYLYANASFSDNNIDEGMQYVNRITAPIFKKDLDNMLYYHFSKVSDRTQLKLLNQKFPNNPIIAQLLVDNIQKSKNVNKEDLELSDRLTNRFSLGENANSAKKNAAKRENKGVVNVAILLPFRLNDFDPAKANRTNQYIYDLYAGMKLAKSKLESEQINVNLLTFDIDRDANSISSIVDESQFSQVDLLIGPLYPEANKIANNYAKSNDVIQVHPLSNNQQLITNEKNTFLASPSFETQAAKALEYVKNQSIGRTVAIYFGNTRKDSTFAYAYRDKAISAGIEVITIKKFLNAEDIDTRRRPSHVFVSGSEETFGGKIISALDKKKINSPIIATSSAFDFEGASLNIFNRDLYLIKLDYVNRDKEEVKNFRSIYFNEQNIAPSFYSYWGYDILLFYGRMLHTGKNYLRTHLNAIEYTQGYTLDGFDYTNGSNENQIVPIIKYQDGKFVEVMR is encoded by the coding sequence ATGAAAAGGTGCTATTGTCTTTTCATTTTTTTGCTCCTATCCAAGGCATTGTTGGCCCAACAAGCTACGCTTTCGGAGAGAGAATATGCCCTAAAATACAAGAAGGCCGTACAACTCTACGCAAGCCAACAATACATTGAGGCACAAAATGAGCTAACTCCACTCACACATCGAAAATATAACAATGCGATGGTGCCATACGCCCATTTCTACCACGCTTTATGTTCTTTCAAACAAAATAAATTCTTCGAATCTAGAGTCTATCTTCGTCAATTATTTGAACGCTATCCAGATTGGGATAAAATTGATGAAGCTTATTATCTATACGCCAATGCCTCCTTTTCTGATAATAATATAGATGAAGGTATGCAATATGTAAATCGGATAACTGCCCCAATTTTTAAGAAAGACCTAGATAATATGCTTTACTATCATTTTAGTAAAGTTTCTGATAGAACGCAACTTAAATTATTGAATCAAAAATTCCCCAACAATCCAATAATTGCTCAGCTTTTAGTTGATAATATTCAAAAAAGCAAAAACGTAAACAAAGAAGATTTAGAACTTTCTGACCGACTTACCAACCGCTTTAGTTTAGGCGAAAACGCTAATTCTGCTAAGAAAAATGCTGCCAAACGCGAAAATAAAGGAGTGGTTAATGTGGCTATTTTATTACCGTTTCGCTTAAATGATTTTGACCCCGCAAAGGCTAATCGTACTAATCAATATATCTATGATTTATATGCTGGTATGAAATTGGCAAAAAGCAAACTCGAATCAGAACAAATAAATGTAAATTTATTAACGTTTGATATTGACCGTGATGCGAACTCGATTTCATCAATAGTAGATGAAAGTCAATTCTCTCAAGTTGATTTACTTATAGGACCGCTTTATCCTGAAGCTAATAAAATTGCTAATAACTATGCAAAATCTAATGATGTAATTCAAGTTCATCCGCTTTCAAACAATCAACAGCTAATCACTAATGAGAAAAATACCTTTCTAGCGTCACCCTCTTTTGAAACACAAGCGGCCAAAGCATTAGAATATGTAAAAAATCAATCAATCGGACGTACGGTAGCTATTTATTTCGGGAATACTCGGAAGGATTCTACATTTGCATATGCCTATCGCGATAAAGCTATTAGTGCAGGAATAGAAGTGATTACAATAAAGAAATTTTTAAACGCTGAAGATATTGATACTCGTCGTAGGCCCAGTCACGTTTTCGTATCTGGGAGTGAAGAAACTTTTGGCGGGAAAATTATTAGTGCTCTTGATAAGAAGAAAATCAACTCACCAATTATTGCCACCTCATCAGCCTTTGATTTTGAAGGAGCATCGTTGAATATATTTAATCGAGACCTTTATTTGATAAAGTTAGATTATGTAAACCGTGATAAAGAAGAAGTAAAAAATTTTAGAAGCATTTACTTTAATGAACAAAATATTGCTCCTTCGTTTTATAGCTACTGGGGTTATGATATATTATTGTTTTATGGAAGAATGCTCCATACAGGTAAAAACTACTTAAGAACTCATCTTAATGCCATTGAATATACGCAAGGCTACACTTTAGATGGATTTGATTATACTAATGGTTCAAACGAAAATCAGATAGTACCTATTATCAAATACCAAGATGGAAAGTTTGTAGAGGTAATGAGATAA
- a CDS encoding oxygenase MpaB family protein, translating into MITKEQLEIYRKIGDKEADEIIKQLVENEGISKLRSLISSFSDYQNLDIDAYPAIVEAFLTENSSFPDFYDKKKLIRATDFYQENQEHIGLILGLYSLPYCYLGADGAKVLYLSERIKNDTLKRLTETGNFLKAVMNYDNWQNKKIFIICLKVRLLHASIRYFTIHSNKWEMAWGYPINQEDMLGTNLAFSLIVLRGMERLGFTVDKVYEDAYLNTWNVIGYLLGVEESLKPKTYVEAVKIDKAIAEHQFRESLEGQALTASLLKVVRSFAPNNLTADLLQAQSRFLLGEKYAKMLKISETNISNTLLKVYNTTSALMSKVF; encoded by the coding sequence ATGATTACCAAAGAACAGTTGGAAATTTATCGTAAAATCGGAGATAAAGAGGCAGATGAAATTATTAAACAGCTGGTCGAAAATGAAGGTATTTCTAAACTTCGGTCACTTATTTCTTCCTTTTCCGATTATCAAAACCTTGATATTGATGCATATCCAGCTATTGTTGAAGCATTTTTAACAGAAAACTCTTCCTTCCCAGATTTCTACGATAAAAAGAAACTCATTCGTGCAACTGATTTTTACCAAGAAAACCAAGAGCATATCGGACTAATTTTAGGTCTTTATTCGCTCCCTTATTGTTATTTGGGGGCTGATGGAGCAAAGGTTTTGTATTTATCGGAGAGAATCAAAAATGATACACTTAAACGCCTGACAGAAACTGGTAATTTCTTGAAAGCAGTGATGAATTATGATAATTGGCAGAATAAAAAAATATTCATTATTTGTCTGAAAGTCAGGTTATTACATGCCTCTATTAGATACTTTACGATTCATAGTAATAAATGGGAAATGGCGTGGGGTTATCCAATTAACCAGGAAGATATGCTGGGTACAAATCTTGCTTTTTCATTGATTGTTTTACGAGGGATGGAAAGATTAGGTTTTACAGTAGATAAAGTTTATGAAGACGCTTATTTGAATACTTGGAATGTAATTGGGTATTTATTAGGCGTTGAGGAAAGCCTAAAGCCTAAAACTTATGTTGAAGCAGTGAAGATTGATAAAGCTATTGCAGAACATCAATTTCGTGAATCATTGGAAGGCCAAGCGTTAACCGCATCATTATTGAAAGTAGTTCGTTCGTTTGCCCCTAACAATTTAACTGCCGATTTATTGCAAGCTCAATCTCGTTTTTTGCTTGGTGAAAAATATGCCAAAATGCTTAAAATTAGCGAAACAAATATCTCAAACACTTTGTTGAAAGTATATAATACTACTTCGGCTTTGATGTCGAAAGTATTTTAA
- a CDS encoding CTP synthase, with protein MSVNGPKRNPKYIFVTGGVTSSLGKGIIASSLAKLLQARGLSVTIQKFDPYINVDPGTLNPYEHGECYVTDDGAETDLDLGHYERFLNVPTSQANNVTTGRIYYNVITNERRGNYLGKTVQVIPHITDEIKRNILQLGETGEYDIVITELGGCVGDIESLPFVEAVRQLKWDLGSDNLLTIHLTLVPYLSSAGELKTKPTQHSVKMLQESGVQPDIIVCRTEHPLPSDIRRKIALFCNVEQSSVIEAIDAETIYDVPVLMQKERLDQRVLYMLDIYNDQDADLASWKEFLNRYKNPEENVKIGLVGKYVELKDAYKSIIESFIHAGAANKCKVTIEWIHSESLKVDNIANKFKGLDGVLVAPGFGERGIEGKIAAVKYVRENNIPFFGICLGMQMACIEFARNVIGLPEAHSTEMCPETQFPVIDLMEEQKSVTDKGGTMRLGAYGCKIKDKTLARKIYGKANISERHRHRWEFNNKYLKDYEASGMVISGINPDSGLVEIVELPNHPYFIGVQFHPELKSTVMNPHPLFVNFVKAAIDYSKLKK; from the coding sequence ATGTCAGTAAACGGGCCCAAACGCAACCCAAAGTATATTTTTGTAACGGGTGGCGTAACATCTTCACTCGGCAAAGGCATTATTGCCTCCTCTCTTGCCAAACTCTTGCAAGCTAGAGGACTTTCAGTAACTATCCAAAAATTTGACCCGTATATCAACGTTGACCCGGGCACTCTTAATCCTTACGAACACGGCGAATGCTATGTAACCGACGACGGTGCAGAAACTGACCTTGACTTAGGCCACTACGAACGTTTTTTAAATGTACCAACTTCACAAGCTAATAATGTGACCACAGGACGCATTTATTATAACGTAATTACCAACGAGCGTCGAGGCAACTATTTGGGCAAAACTGTACAAGTAATTCCGCACATTACCGACGAAATTAAGCGTAATATTCTACAATTAGGCGAAACTGGCGAGTATGACATCGTAATCACTGAGTTGGGTGGTTGTGTGGGTGATATCGAATCATTGCCATTTGTGGAAGCCGTACGCCAACTTAAATGGGATTTGGGTTCTGACAATCTTCTTACCATTCACCTAACATTAGTTCCCTATTTAAGTTCAGCGGGTGAATTAAAAACTAAACCTACGCAACACTCAGTAAAAATGTTGCAAGAATCGGGCGTTCAGCCAGACATCATCGTTTGTCGTACAGAACATCCATTACCATCTGACATTCGCAGAAAAATTGCACTTTTCTGTAATGTTGAGCAAAGTTCGGTTATCGAAGCTATTGATGCTGAAACGATTTATGATGTACCCGTTTTGATGCAAAAAGAGCGTCTTGACCAACGTGTACTTTATATGCTCGATATTTACAACGACCAAGACGCCGACTTAGCTTCTTGGAAAGAATTCTTGAATAGATATAAAAATCCAGAAGAAAATGTAAAAATTGGTTTAGTAGGTAAATATGTAGAGTTAAAAGATGCCTACAAATCAATCATCGAATCATTTATTCATGCTGGAGCAGCCAATAAATGCAAGGTAACTATCGAGTGGATTCACTCAGAAAGTCTTAAAGTAGATAATATAGCAAATAAATTCAAGGGGCTTGATGGGGTTTTAGTAGCCCCAGGGTTCGGAGAACGTGGTATTGAAGGCAAAATTGCGGCTGTAAAATATGTTCGTGAAAACAATATTCCATTCTTCGGTATTTGTTTAGGCATGCAAATGGCTTGTATTGAATTTGCCCGCAACGTAATTGGTTTACCAGAAGCCCATTCAACTGAAATGTGCCCAGAAACACAATTTCCTGTAATTGATTTAATGGAAGAACAAAAAAGTGTTACCGATAAAGGTGGTACAATGCGTTTAGGAGCCTATGGATGTAAAATAAAAGATAAAACGCTTGCTCGTAAAATATATGGCAAAGCCAATATCAGCGAACGTCATCGCCATCGTTGGGAATTTAACAACAAATACTTAAAAGACTACGAAGCCTCAGGAATGGTAATTTCAGGAATAAATCCAGATAGTGGTTTAGTAGAAATCGTTGAGTTACCGAATCATCCTTATTTTATAGGTGTACAATTTCACCCAGAACTAAAAAGTACGGTGATGAATCCTCATCCACTTTTTGTAAACTTCGTGAAAGCCGCCATCGATTATTCAAAATTGAAAAAATAA
- the yidC gene encoding membrane protein insertase YidC, with the protein MEKLVDKNQLIGIVLLMCMWAGYMYFMPQTPPEQPAKVAQKTEAKTIATPNVSNDTTALKAAFGDFASAAVGTAQDIVIENQDAKFTFNTLGGSIKEAVLKNYSTYADFQKGTKNPLVLFDSKSSNMSLEVQTNKGKVDLKKLYFTSDSKPTIVKEGDSTKVSFRLNLGQNQYIEQVYTIKGQGYTIDYDLNFVGVDALVQNQPVRFFWQDNLKVLEHDIAENRKSAQINYWNAKEDDFDDLGANSAGNADVTLEDPIKWFSFKQKYFVTGFVSKNQPLSGAKLRALTPENSQDVVKTVEIDANLAVSDLKTGKGNFRFYFGPNDYDLVKVVADGFHRNVYLGYDFVKPINRFIFVPLFKLAESFISNYGLLIIVVVLVLKTILTPLIYKSYISSAKMRILAPELAIIKEKVGDDQVKMQQEQMKLYQQVGVNPLSGCVPMLLQMPILMSVFFLFPNMVMFRQKNFLWASDLSTYDYPISWATNLPLIGNHISLFVVLMTISSLAFTYYNNQITPDQPGPIDMKKMSYVFPLVFFFVLNSFPAALSFYYLVSNVVTIAQQQIVRRFVDEDKIRKILDENRTKFKSNPPKKGKFAQFMENQVKMAEENRKGQNEDKKKKK; encoded by the coding sequence ATGGAAAAATTAGTAGATAAAAACCAGCTGATTGGTATCGTGTTGTTGATGTGTATGTGGGCAGGCTACATGTATTTTATGCCACAAACCCCACCTGAACAGCCTGCGAAGGTCGCTCAAAAAACAGAGGCTAAAACAATTGCTACCCCAAATGTATCGAATGATACCACTGCACTCAAAGCCGCTTTCGGCGATTTTGCCAGTGCGGCAGTAGGCACAGCTCAAGATATTGTTATCGAAAACCAAGATGCAAAATTTACATTTAACACGCTTGGTGGCTCAATTAAAGAAGCAGTATTGAAGAATTATTCAACGTATGCTGATTTTCAGAAAGGAACTAAAAATCCTTTAGTATTATTTGATAGCAAAAGCTCAAATATGAGTTTGGAAGTACAAACCAATAAAGGGAAAGTAGATTTAAAGAAATTATACTTTACTTCAGACTCAAAGCCAACAATTGTAAAAGAGGGCGACTCAACAAAAGTTTCTTTCCGTTTAAATTTAGGCCAAAATCAATACATTGAGCAAGTTTACACCATCAAAGGCCAAGGCTATACAATAGATTATGACCTCAATTTTGTAGGCGTTGATGCTTTAGTACAAAATCAGCCAGTAAGATTCTTTTGGCAAGATAATTTAAAAGTATTAGAACATGATATTGCTGAAAACCGCAAGTCTGCTCAAATCAACTATTGGAATGCAAAAGAAGATGACTTTGATGATTTAGGTGCAAACTCGGCAGGAAATGCTGATGTGACCCTAGAAGACCCAATCAAATGGTTTTCATTCAAGCAAAAATATTTTGTTACAGGTTTTGTATCAAAAAACCAACCACTTTCAGGAGCGAAGCTTAGAGCATTAACTCCAGAAAATAGCCAAGACGTAGTAAAAACTGTTGAAATTGATGCAAATTTAGCTGTATCAGACCTAAAAACAGGTAAAGGAAATTTCCGCTTCTACTTCGGTCCTAATGATTATGATTTAGTAAAAGTTGTAGCCGATGGTTTCCATAGAAACGTTTACTTGGGTTATGATTTTGTCAAACCTATCAACCGTTTCATTTTCGTACCACTTTTTAAACTTGCTGAATCGTTTATTAGCAACTATGGTTTGTTGATTATCGTAGTAGTATTGGTTCTAAAAACAATCCTTACGCCTTTAATTTACAAATCGTATATTAGTTCCGCTAAAATGCGTATATTGGCTCCTGAGTTGGCCATTATCAAAGAAAAAGTTGGCGATGACCAAGTAAAAATGCAACAAGAGCAAATGAAGCTCTATCAGCAAGTTGGTGTGAATCCGCTTAGTGGTTGTGTACCAATGCTTTTACAAATGCCAATTTTGATGTCGGTGTTTTTCTTGTTCCCGAACATGGTTATGTTCCGTCAGAAAAATTTCTTATGGGCATCCGACCTTTCAACGTATGACTACCCAATTAGTTGGGCAACAAACTTGCCATTGATTGGTAACCACATTAGTTTATTTGTAGTATTAATGACTATTTCAAGTTTAGCATTTACGTATTACAATAATCAAATTACACCTGACCAACCAGGGCCAATTGATATGAAGAAAATGAGCTACGTATTCCCGCTTGTATTTTTCTTTGTATTAAATAGTTTTCCTGCGGCGTTAAGTTTTTATTATTTGGTTTCAAACGTAGTGACAATTGCCCAACAACAAATTGTACGTCGCTTCGTTGATGAAGATAAGATTCGTAAAATCTTAGATGAAAACCGAACTAAATTTAAGTCAAACCCACCTAAAAAGGGTAAGTTTGCTCAGTTTATGGAAAATCAGGTAAAAATGGCAGAGGAGAATCGTAAAGGACAAAACGAAGATAAGAAAAAGAAAAAGTAA
- a CDS encoding TetR family transcriptional regulator C-terminal domain-containing protein has product MTQEKIRQAYTEYILEHGKQPESVYAFCKKLKIKEVDFYEEYSAFPQIEAEIWKNMFIQARASAEREEVYQGYSVREKLLAFYYTWIEVLKNNRSYILKSYEGFDKPIFMKKNVELVDFKTSFYDYINELLLEARETREVEQRPIPQLMQRYPDLFWSKTLFILDFWVNDTSKSFEKTDTMIEKTVNTAFDLLGRSPLDSLFDLGKFIFQNRK; this is encoded by the coding sequence ATGACACAAGAAAAAATAAGACAAGCATATACTGAATACATTCTTGAGCATGGTAAGCAGCCTGAGTCGGTTTATGCATTTTGTAAGAAATTGAAAATCAAAGAAGTTGATTTTTATGAGGAATATTCGGCTTTTCCACAAATCGAAGCTGAAATTTGGAAAAATATGTTTATCCAAGCTCGTGCTTCAGCTGAAAGAGAAGAGGTTTATCAAGGGTATTCGGTACGTGAAAAACTTTTGGCCTTTTACTATACTTGGATTGAGGTTTTGAAGAATAATCGTAGTTATATTTTAAAGTCATATGAAGGCTTTGATAAACCAATTTTTATGAAAAAAAATGTTGAATTGGTTGATTTCAAAACATCTTTCTATGATTATATCAATGAATTATTGCTTGAAGCCCGTGAGACTCGCGAGGTTGAACAACGTCCAATTCCGCAGTTAATGCAGCGTTATCCAGACTTATTTTGGTCAAAAACTCTTTTTATTCTTGATTTTTGGGTGAATGATACCAGTAAGTCTTTCGAGAAGACCGATACAATGATTGAAAAAACGGTTAATACCGCTTTTGACTTATTGGGCCGTTCGCCACTCGATTCTTTATTTGATTTAGGAAAGTTTATTTTTCAAAACAGAAAGTAA